The DNA window GCATGACTCTGTCATCAGCCCTCGAAAGACATGCCACGCCAGGCCTGGATCCAGGACCCAAACTCCACTGACACGAAACGCTTCCACCCCGACGAAAAAAGTGGGGGCCGTGATCCACACGTCTTCGTGGATTCAGGGCGACCTCTTTCAGGTGAACCTCCCCTTTTAAAGACACGTGTCCATTTGAGCCAGCAAACGGCTGATCAACTTTGGCGAGAACTCGTCCGGGTTGGCTGGAGACCTTGCGCCCCTCAGTGGAGTGCAGATTCAGACATCTGAGTGTCTTCCCACAACAAACAAAGCTGGCTTCGGAATCTCTCTTTCGAAGCGCCTAGCCAAATTGATAATGCTTGCGGACAGGTTGGTGAACTTCCCAAGTGCAGCTCAGCCCCCTTGGAAACACCACGAGGTCTCCCGCCCCAAAGCGGACGGGCTCGCCACCATCCGGCGTCACCGTCACATCCCCCTCTAACAACAAACAGGTTTCACGCTGGTCATAGGTCCAGGGAAATGTGCTGATGTCGCAGCCCCAGATCGGCCAATCACGTAACCCAAGCGCCACGATCGTGCTCTCAGGACAAGGCGATGTGACGCTGATCATCATGCAAATCCAGCAGACCCCTTCAGATTCGCTGATTTCGGGGCGGCTGGCCATCCCCGATGCGCAATCCACGCTGCCAACGCGACGTTTGTCGGAGCAGAAGACCGCTGAGGGCCGCGAGACCTACACCCATCCA is part of the Synechococcus sp. WH 8016 genome and encodes:
- a CDS encoding cupin domain-containing protein codes for the protein MASRPEISESEGVCWICMMISVTSPCPESTIVALGLRDWPIWGCDISTFPWTYDQRETCLLLEGDVTVTPDGGEPVRFGAGDLVVFPRGLSCTWEVHQPVRKHYQFG
- a CDS encoding DUF1651 domain-containing protein, yielding MPRQAWIQDPNSTDTKRFHPDEKSGGRDPHVFVDSGRPLSGEPPLLKTRVHLSQQTADQLWRELVRVGWRPCAPQWSADSDI